A window of Halopseudomonas sabulinigri genomic DNA:
TTGGGGAGGGTTGTCTGTCGCTGGCGGCGATTCTGGTCGCCACCGCCGGCTTTGCCAGTCTGACCGACTGGAAGGCCATGTACTCGGCCTTTGGCCAGGGCGGCGTCACCGCCTTTGTTGAGGGCGGTGCGTACATCATCCACAACGGGCTGGGCCTGCCGCAGGTCACTGCTGCCACGCTGCTCACCGTTATGGCGGCGCTCTTTGCCGGTACCACCATGGATACCGGCCTGCGCCTGCAGCGTTACATTTTCCAGGAATTTGGCGAAATCTATAACCAGCCCTGGATGCAGAAACCTCTGGTTGCCACCCTGCTGGCGGTTGGCAGCTGCATGTTGCTGGCATTCGGTGCCGGCGCCGATGGCTCCGGCGGCATGATTATCTGGCCGCTGTTCGGCACCACCAACCAGTTGCTCGCCGGCCTCACCCTGCTGGTAATCACCGTGATGCTGGTGCACATGCGCCGCCCGATGTGGTACACCCTGGCGCCACTGTGCTTTCTGCTGGTAATGACCGTGGTGGCGCTGCTGACCCAGCTGCGCACCTTCTATCAGCAGGAGAACTACTTCCTGCTGTTTCTCGACATTGTGGTACTGATAGCAGCCATTCTGGTGGCCATGGAATGTGCCGCCGCACTCAAGCGCCACCGCGCGATAGCGGCTGCAGAGGACGGCAATGCCTCCTGAAAAAGCCGGGGAGTGGCGCGCCTGGCTAGGCAAGGCGCGCTTCTTTCTCGAGGAAACCTACAGCACGCGCTACCGTGGCGCCATTGCCCGGGCACGGCGCGATGAAGATGACCTGTTCATGCTGCTGGTGTTCTCGGAGATGATGGGCGTGCCCAACCCAGCCAGCTATTACACCCTGGAACTGCAGCCGCTGTTGCTGCAGCGCTTCCATGACTGGCACAGACGCATGGGCATGGAGCACTCGCCGCTGGACCACTTTCGCTGCTGCTGATCTGGAGCACCCGCTATCACTACCGCACGCTTTGACCTGCTCAACCGCCGCCTGATCTGGGTCGGCGGCAAGGGCGGGGTAGGCAAGACAACTGTCTCCGCCGCCCTTGCCGTACTCGCCGCCGGCCGCGGCAAACGCTGCCTGATTGTCTCAACCGACCCGGCGCACAGCCTGGGCGACGTGTTCGCCAAGCAGCTGGACGACACACCACGGCGCCTGCTGCCCAACCTCGATGCCATGGAAATCGACCCCGATACCGAGGTCGAAGCGCACCTGGCACGCGTCAGCGCCCAGATGCGCCGCTTCGCCAGCGCCGAAATGCTGCCGGAACTGGAGCGCCAGTTGCGGCTGACGCGGCAGTCCCCGGGCACCCAGGAAGCAGCACTGCTGGAACGGATTGCCCGGCTGATCAGCACGCCGCACCCCGAGTACGACCTGATCATTTTCGATACCGCGCCCACCGGCCATACCCTGCGACTGCTTACCTTGCCAGAGGCCATGGCCGCCTGGACCGAGGGACTGCTCAGCCATAACCGCAAGTCAGAGGAACTGGGCAAGGTATTGCAACACCTTACGCCCAAGCGCGGTCGCGATATCGACAGCCCTTTTGATACGCCGCAAACCAATGAACTGGGCGACCTTGACCGCAAAACCCGCGACATCGCCGATACTCTGCTAAACCGCCGCCGACTATTCCACCAGGCCAGGCGGATACTCAAGGATCATCAGCAAAGCGGCTTTCTGTTCGTGCTCACGCCAGAGCGTTTGCCTATACTGGAAACCGCCCGCGCAGTCAGCGCGCTGCAATCGGTGGACATTCCCATCGTCGCCGCACTGATCAACCGGGTGATTCCGGCGACGGCCGACGGTCAGTTTCTACAACGCCGTCGAGAACAGGAAGCCAGCTACCTGCAGCGTATTGAGCACGAGCTTGGACACTTGCCGCTACCCCGCTTGCCGTGGTTGGAAACCGACGTCCAAGGTCTGGATATTCTGCAGAGCATTGCTGAACAATTGGCAGCTCAGGGCTTCTAAGCCATTAGGTTAAGACCCATGACAGAGAAGGGATACCACATGAAACAGCTATTAATGACCGCCGCCGCACTACTGCTGATCGCCGGCTGCACCAGCCAACCGATCTACAACGTCAGCGATGCCAGCACCCAGGTTTACAACAACGACTTTGAGCCCACCGAGCAACAGGTAGAACAGGCCATCATGCTGGGGGCTACCCGCTACGGCTGGCA
This region includes:
- a CDS encoding cory-CC-star protein, which encodes MPPEKAGEWRAWLGKARFFLEETYSTRYRGAIARARRDEDDLFMLLVFSEMMGVPNPASYYTLELQPLLLQRFHDWHRRMGMEHSPLDHFRCC
- a CDS encoding ArsA family ATPase, translated to MWVGGKGGVGKTTVSAALAVLAAGRGKRCLIVSTDPAHSLGDVFAKQLDDTPRRLLPNLDAMEIDPDTEVEAHLARVSAQMRRFASAEMLPELERQLRLTRQSPGTQEAALLERIARLISTPHPEYDLIIFDTAPTGHTLRLLTLPEAMAAWTEGLLSHNRKSEELGKVLQHLTPKRGRDIDSPFDTPQTNELGDLDRKTRDIADTLLNRRRLFHQARRILKDHQQSGFLFVLTPERLPILETARAVSALQSVDIPIVAALINRVIPATADGQFLQRRREQEASYLQRIEHELGHLPLPRLPWLETDVQGLDILQSIAEQLAAQGF